A genomic region of Anas acuta chromosome 25, bAnaAcu1.1, whole genome shotgun sequence contains the following coding sequences:
- the LOC137844703 gene encoding feather keratin Cos2-3-like, translating to MPLDMGQLRPTIKASPAPCSLIHFSGLLLVGIQVSVHLLPPDMSCYDQCRPCQPCGPTPLASSCNEPCVRQCQNSTIVIQPSPVVVTLPGPILSSFPQNTAVGSSTSAAVGSILSCDGVPINSGCCDLSCITSRYCGSRCRPC from the exons ATGCCTCTGGACATGGGGCAGCTAAGGCCCACTATAAAAGCCAGCCCAGCTCCGTGCTCTCTCATCCACTTCTCTGGCCTTCTTCTTGTTGGGATCCAGGTGAGT GtgcacctcctgcccccagaCATGTCCTGCTACGACCAGTGCCGGCCATGCCAGCCGTGCGGCCCAACCCcgctggccagcagctgcaacgagccctgCGTCAGGCAGTGCCAGAACTCCACCATTGTCATCCAGCCCTCTCCCGTGGTGgtgaccctgcccggccccatcctcagctccttcccgcaGAACACGGCTGTGGGAtcctccacctctgctgccgttggcagcatcctcagctgtgACGGCGTCCCCATCAACTCTGGGTGCTGTGACCTCTCCTGCATTACCAGCCGCTACTGTGGCAGCAGGTGCCGCCCCTGCTAA
- the LOC137844682 gene encoding uncharacterized protein translates to MGCALPCLCVSLKTCSAPIPAELQTLPATAGKPVIRITTLPDRVHPGPLPSAYPSCWGRCRWAAAFSAPSPFPTPFSYPPHSSPVPKELPLPFPAHLHASASRGGLQDGQSPAGSSRSPARPQAPSTRSPGQPPSGPGAELAAPGGGGGEEAPRAEQSRGWRGQRGAGGGAAGCGRAGPQGWRRWPRCSWWLQAEPRCSRSRGHRPGRAPVSTSPAHTPTSSQTTTYTDAMGQTSVTQQEGQVTVKQKETFQTTCTYQIPSLYGLYWYQQKKGQAPQLLAYYTTTGSMQNIHFTMEMNTVGKSSILQLKEAELSDSALYLCAEHPGLLRPCCVVCPEDIEWWRTMNPEQQLHLLLPPAATVFAYGWGKVYRVLSFLAAKFV, encoded by the exons ATGGGGTGTGCATTACCCTGTCTGTGTGTCTCCCTAAAAACGTGCTCAGCTCCGATACCAGCGGAGCTCCAAACACTACCGGCCACAGCTGGGAAACCAGTGATTCGCATCACCACACTACCAGACCGAGTACACCCCGGCCCGCTGCCCTCCGCCTACCCCTCTTGCTGGGGACGCTGCAGATGGGCAGCTGCTTTCTCcgctccctctccctttcccactCCCTTCTCCTACCCTCCCCACTCCTCTCCCGTGCCGAAGGAGCTGCCTCTGCCTTTCCCCGCACACCTCCACGCCTCCGCGTCCCGGGGTGGGCTGCAGGACGGGCAGAGCCCCGCGGGCAGCAGCCGAAGCCCTGCCCGCCCACAGGCGCCCAGCACTCGCAGCCCGGGCCAGCCCCcgagcggccccggggcggagctggcggcgccgggcggcggcggcggggaggaggcgcCGCGGGCGGAGCAGagccggggctggcgggggcagcgcggcgcgggcggcggagcggcgggatgcggcagggccgggccgcAGGGCTGGCGGCGCTGGCCGCGGTGCTCCTGG tggctgcaggcagagcccaggtgcagcaggagccgTGGGCACAGACCAGGGAGGGCTCCGGTATCGACATCACCTGCTCACACCCCAACATCCAGTCAAACGACGACATATACTG ATGCCATGGGGCAGACCTCCGTCACCCAGCAAGAAGGACAAGTCACcgtgaaacagaaagaaacattcCAGACCACTTGCACGTATCAAATCCCCAGCTTGTATGGCTTGTACTGGTACCAGCAGAAGAAGGGACAAGCCCCTCAGCTGCTCGCATATTACACCACAACAGGCAGCATGCAGAATATCCATTTCACCATGGAGATGAACACTGTGGGGAAATCCAGCattctgcagctgaaggaagcCGAGCTCTCTGACAGCGCCTTGTACCTCTGTGCT GAACATCCTGGCTTGCTGAGGCCCTGCTGTGTTGTCTGTCCAGAAGATATCGAGTGGTGGAGGACAATGAATCCTGAGCAGCAActccatctcctccttcctcctgctgccactgtCTTCGCCTACGGGTGGGGGAAGGTCTACAGagtgctttcttttcttgctgccAAGTTTGTCTGA
- the LOC137844687 gene encoding uncharacterized protein, producing the protein MRQGRAAGLAALAAVLLVAASRAQVQQEPRAQTTEGTGIDIACSHPNIQSYDIIYWYRQLPGREPAFLVTAYNAMGQTSVTQQEGQVTVEQKETFQTTCTYQIPIFYALYWYQQKKGQAPQLVIYHTEAGTKQSGRFTTELNTVGKSSILQLKEVELSDSALYLCAVNDTLVQGATLAVQQPRMGRGCMCARQSSGMGPSSLFWLTASPVHSEICQPDPLSQWDWCQWLERKEKVVKEALPSRCSP; encoded by the exons AtgcggcagggccgggccgcAGGGCTGGCGGCGCTGGCCGCGGTGCTCCTGG TGGCTGCAAGCAGagcccaggtgcagcaggagccacgGGCACAGACCACCGAGGGCACCGGCATCGACATCGCCTGCTCACACCCCAACATCCAGTCATATGATATCATTTATTGGTACCGTCAGCTCCCTGGCCGAGAACCCGCATTCCTCGTGACGGCTTATA ATGCCATGGGGCAGACCTCCGTCACCCAGCAAGAAGGACAAGTCACCGTGGAACAGAAAGAAACGTTCCAGACCACTTGCACGTATCAAATCCCCATCTTTTATGCCTTGTATTGGTATCAGCAGAAGAAGGGACAAGCCCCTCAGCTGGTCATATATCACACCGAAGCAGGCACCAAGCAGAGTGGCCGTTTCACCACTGAGCTGAACACTGTGGGGAAATCCAGCattctgcagctgaaggaagTCGAGCTCTCTGACAGCGCCTTGTACCTCTGTGCTGTGAATGACACCCTGGTGCAGGGAGCTACACTGGCTGTGCAACAACCCCGGATGGGGAGGGGATGTATGTGTGCAAGGCAGAGCTCTGGGATGGGGCCCTCTTCTCTCTTTTGGCTGACTGCTTCCCCTGTGCACTCCGAGATCTGCCAGCCAGATCCTCTTTCCCAATGGGACTGGTGTCAGTGGcttgaaaggaaggagaaggtggTGAAAGAGGCCCTGCCCTCAAGGTGTTCTCCCTGA